One genomic region from Nitrososphaerales archaeon encodes:
- the argC gene encoding N-acetyl-gamma-glutamyl-phosphate reductase, with protein MVKVGIVGGSGYVGGELLRILLLHPEVEVTFASSRQYKGEYVFRVHPNLRGLTNLQFTVENLNELSDKCDVVFTAVPHGTAVKMIPNLVNIGLKIIDLSADFRLKNPEDYVKWYGYEHPYPDLLKKFVYGAPELHREEIRNSNLVACPGCMAITAIIALAPLMKSNEVDKKHIVVDAKIGSSGAGIKPSIATHHAERFGVVRAYKPVGHRHTAEIEQELSRIAGDEVKVSMSPHAVNMVRGILCTNHVFTTRRFTTQELWKIFRSFYQQEPFVRIVKDKKGLYKLPDPKVVIGSNYCDVGFEIDEHVERLVILSATDNLIKGAAGSAVQCMNLMLNFDERLGLESPGLHPV; from the coding sequence ATGGTAAAGGTTGGAATCGTGGGAGGGTCTGGTTACGTCGGTGGTGAACTTCTCAGAATACTCTTACTACATCCAGAGGTCGAAGTGACCTTCGCAAGCTCACGCCAGTATAAGGGTGAATACGTCTTTAGAGTACATCCGAATTTGAGAGGCTTGACCAATTTGCAATTTACGGTCGAGAATTTAAATGAATTGTCAGATAAGTGTGATGTAGTATTCACAGCGGTTCCACACGGTACCGCTGTAAAGATGATTCCAAATTTGGTCAACATCGGTCTTAAAATCATCGACCTAAGTGCGGACTTTCGGTTGAAGAACCCTGAAGATTACGTCAAATGGTACGGTTACGAGCATCCGTATCCAGATCTATTGAAGAAGTTCGTTTACGGTGCTCCTGAACTTCATCGTGAAGAGATAAGAAATTCAAATTTAGTAGCGTGTCCAGGGTGCATGGCGATAACCGCGATCATCGCACTCGCACCACTGATGAAGAGCAATGAAGTAGATAAGAAGCATATAGTCGTCGATGCGAAGATCGGTTCATCGGGTGCAGGCATTAAGCCGAGTATCGCTACACACCATGCCGAACGGTTCGGTGTAGTAAGGGCGTACAAGCCCGTAGGCCACCGCCACACTGCCGAAATTGAGCAAGAGCTCAGTAGAATAGCGGGTGATGAAGTGAAGGTCTCCATGTCTCCTCATGCTGTAAATATGGTTAGAGGAATCTTGTGTACGAACCATGTCTTTACTACGAGGAGGTTTACCACACAAGAATTGTGGAAGATCTTTAGAAGCTTTTACCAGCAAGAACCCTTCGTTAGGATCGTGAAGGATAAGAAGGGCCTCTATAAGCTACCCGATCCAAAGGTCGTCATCGGTTCGAATTACTGTGATGTCGGATTTGAAATCGATGAGCACGTAGAGAGATTGGTTATTTTATCAGCCACCGATAATCTGATAAAGGGTGCCGCTGGCTCCGCTGTACAATGTATGAATCTTATGCTCAACTTCGATGAAAGGCTCGGTCTAGAGAGCCCCGGCTTACACCCCGTGTGA
- a CDS encoding [LysW]-aminoadipate/[LysW]-glutamate kinase — MVKVGGSILGEGINPTIIDDVVELNRRGKLVLVHGGGRKVTEIAEKLGKKQEFIVSPDGIRSRYTDSETIEIYTMVMSGLINKEIVAALHKVGLRALGLSGVDGGILKAERKKRLVVVDERGRKRIIDGGYTGKISQVNSELLNLILNQGYLPVIAPVAIGEESELLNVDGDRAAAYVAGAIKADLIIFLTDVEGIIIDDKVVEKLTLEEAERLMPKIGFGMKTKVLASIEALKMGVERAVICSGKSDHPLLSAIDGKSGTMITK, encoded by the coding sequence GTGGTAAAAGTCGGCGGATCGATTCTTGGTGAGGGTATCAACCCCACCATTATAGATGATGTGGTTGAGCTCAACCGAAGAGGAAAGCTCGTATTAGTGCATGGGGGTGGGCGCAAGGTAACCGAGATAGCTGAGAAGTTGGGTAAGAAGCAAGAGTTCATCGTATCGCCCGATGGTATCAGAAGTCGATATACCGATTCAGAGACCATCGAAATATACACGATGGTGATGTCTGGATTGATCAATAAAGAGATCGTGGCAGCCCTGCACAAGGTAGGGCTACGTGCATTGGGCCTTTCGGGTGTAGATGGAGGGATTCTGAAGGCTGAGCGTAAGAAAAGATTGGTAGTCGTTGACGAAAGGGGTAGGAAGAGGATCATCGATGGGGGTTATACGGGTAAGATTTCTCAAGTGAATTCAGAACTGTTGAACCTTATTCTCAATCAAGGTTATCTACCGGTAATAGCGCCCGTAGCTATAGGTGAAGAATCAGAATTATTGAATGTCGATGGTGATAGGGCTGCGGCATACGTAGCTGGCGCGATCAAAGCAGATCTCATAATCTTTCTTACGGATGTTGAAGGTATCATCATCGATGATAAGGTTGTAGAGAAGTTGACTTTAGAAGAAGCGGAGCGATTGATGCCCAAGATCGGTTTCGGTATGAAGACCAAGGTACTAGCTTCGATAGAGGCTCTAAAGATGGGTGTTGAGAGGGCTGTAATCTGTTCGGGTAAGAGTGATCATCCACTTCTATCGGCTATCGATGGTAAGTCCGGTACGATGATCACAAAGTAG
- a CDS encoding aspartate aminotransferase family protein: MNWELIKELEDRYFAPVYQKMPIAIVRGSGASVWDVNGREYVDCMGGYGAALVGHCNPKVVEAIKRQAERLITCHGSIYNDVRATLLEKLISIAPKGLDRVYLANSGAEAVECALKLAVKYTGKSEIIAMTGSFHGKTIGALSATWNPKYREVYSALLTNVKFAPFGNLEKVEELVNNNTAAIIIEPIQGEGGIHVAPDSFLQGLRELCDRKNVVLIFDEIQSGFGRTGKMWCAQHWNVEPDVMCVAKGIGGGFPIGATLAKGEIMSVFKPGDHTSTFGGNPLACAATSATIDYLLENNLVERAARLGSIFKSGLEELAKKHKIVREVRGLGLMLGLESRFDVKDILLNGIREGVLLLYAGRNVLRFLPPLVIREEQIKFTLDVLDRLLGEEERVRGL; encoded by the coding sequence TTGAATTGGGAGCTCATCAAGGAATTGGAGGATAGGTACTTTGCTCCAGTATACCAGAAGATGCCCATCGCTATCGTGAGAGGTTCGGGTGCAAGTGTGTGGGATGTGAATGGGAGAGAGTATGTAGATTGTATGGGCGGTTATGGTGCAGCGTTGGTGGGGCATTGTAATCCTAAGGTTGTAGAGGCGATCAAAAGACAGGCTGAGCGGTTGATCACGTGCCATGGCTCGATCTACAATGACGTGAGGGCCACTCTACTCGAGAAACTCATCTCTATAGCACCGAAGGGTTTGGATAGAGTGTATTTAGCGAATAGTGGAGCGGAGGCTGTAGAATGTGCACTCAAACTCGCCGTAAAGTATACAGGTAAATCAGAGATAATTGCCATGACCGGAAGTTTTCACGGCAAGACCATTGGAGCATTATCGGCCACGTGGAACCCAAAGTATCGTGAAGTTTATTCTGCCTTACTCACAAATGTAAAGTTCGCTCCTTTCGGTAATCTAGAGAAGGTCGAGGAGTTGGTGAATAACAATACCGCTGCGATCATCATCGAACCTATACAGGGTGAGGGTGGTATACATGTAGCTCCAGATAGTTTCCTTCAAGGTCTCAGAGAGCTCTGTGATCGAAAGAATGTGGTATTGATCTTCGATGAAATTCAATCGGGATTCGGTAGAACCGGGAAGATGTGGTGTGCCCAGCATTGGAATGTCGAGCCGGATGTTATGTGTGTGGCTAAAGGTATCGGTGGTGGTTTTCCGATCGGAGCGACTTTGGCAAAGGGTGAGATCATGTCGGTCTTCAAGCCCGGAGATCATACGAGCACATTCGGTGGAAACCCCCTCGCCTGTGCGGCTACTTCTGCTACCATCGACTATCTGTTAGAGAATAATCTAGTGGAGAGGGCGGCAAGGTTAGGTAGCATCTTCAAATCCGGTCTGGAAGAATTGGCTAAGAAGCATAAGATAGTCCGTGAAGTAAGAGGTTTAGGTCTGATGCTCGGTCTAGAATCTCGCTTCGATGTCAAGGATATCTTACTTAATGGGATCAGAGAAGGTGTTCTATTACTCTACGCTGGGAGGAATGTATTACGTTTTTTACCACCGTTGGTGATCAGAGAGGAGCAAATCAAGTTTACATTAGATGTTTTAGACCGTTTACTTGGCGAAGAAGAGAGGGTGAGAGGGTTATAG
- the lysM gene encoding HTH-type transcriptional regulator LysM yields MPHSTLDKKDEEILNILKDDGRASFVKIARLVGLSEAAVRRRVQNLIKRGVIKRFTTEIDTGRGVNAISLISVAPSTPTHDVSEKLRKLKGVEVVYEITGQYDIAVIISASNIAEINQCIDDIRKVEGVANTNSIIILRVVR; encoded by the coding sequence ATGCCACATTCTACCCTTGATAAGAAGGATGAAGAGATTCTTAATATACTAAAGGATGATGGAAGAGCATCTTTCGTGAAGATCGCTAGATTGGTCGGATTATCGGAGGCAGCGGTAAGGCGAAGGGTTCAAAATTTGATCAAGCGTGGGGTGATCAAACGCTTCACTACAGAGATAGATACGGGAAGGGGTGTAAATGCTATCTCATTGATCTCTGTCGCACCCTCAACACCTACACACGATGTTTCAGAGAAATTGAGAAAGCTTAAAGGTGTTGAAGTTGTTTACGAGATAACTGGTCAATACGATATTGCGGTAATCATTTCTGCTTCGAATATCGCTGAAATCAATCAATGCATAGACGATATTCGCAAAGTTGAAGGTGTTGCTAATACAAACAGCATCATAATATTACGTGTTGTTCGCTAA
- the lysW/argW gene encoding alpha-aminoadipate/glutamate carrier protein LysW/ArgW, whose amino-acid sequence MIRCLECDARITIPKDVIEGEIVSCPDCGAAYEVYKESDNFQIRPARIEGEDWGE is encoded by the coding sequence ATGATAAGGTGTTTAGAATGTGATGCTAGAATCACCATCCCCAAAGATGTAATCGAAGGCGAGATCGTCTCATGCCCCGATTGTGGTGCAGCGTACGAGGTTTACAAAGAAAGTGACAACTTCCAGATTCGCCCTGCCCGGATCGAGGGTGAGGATTGGGGCGAGTGA